The DNA segment CCCCTTGGACTGATGTAGGTGGTCCCGAATGGCCAGACGACGGCTCAGCCTACGTTTATTCTGGAGCCACAGGTACCTTGTTATATCAAAAAAACGGTTCTTCCTTTCAAATTATGGATTTTGGCTCTTCTGTAGCTGGCGCTGGTGATGTAAATGGAGATGGGAGGTCAGACTTCATTGTAGGTGCTCCACGTAGCAACCCTCCAGGGGCTTTTGGGGCTGCAGGTTCAGCCTTCGTATACTCAGGTGCAACTGGAAATTTAATATATCAAATAAACGGCTTTTCACAACAAGAACAACTTGGTTGGTTGGTCGCCGGGGCAGGTGACGTTAACGCTGATGGAAGAGATGACTTTATGATAGGCACACCGCTTGAATATCTTCCCCCTGATGGAGAATATGTTTACGGGACAACTGTTCTTTACTCCGGCTTGAATGGAGCTCCTCTCTTCAGAAAAGACGGAACAGGACACTCGGGTTCTGGAACAGGGGATGTAAGCGGTGACGGTAAAGCAGACTTCATTTTTTCAGGCCCAAGCGGTACGTTCGTATACGGATTCCCTCTACCCTGCCCTTACGCGAAAGGAGACATGAATGGAGATGGGAATTTAAGTCCAGCCGACGTAGCTCTTCTGCTTGGTTGCGTATTTTCGGGGACAGGATACTGTGACCTTTGTTTCGCAGATGTCAACTGCGACGGTTGGTTGTCTCCATCCGATGTAATCACGCTGCAAAACAAAGTCTTCTTGGGCACACCCTTCCCATGCTAAAACGGGCATAAAATTCGCAGTAACCTATTGAGATGAAACAGCTTCTGGTAATCTTTTTGCTTCTAACCCCTTCTGCCGCTTATTCCAAGGCGATCTTGAGTTCCGAGCTTCAAGCGCAACTGGATTCGCTTCCTATGCAAGGGGTTATCGAGGCCTTTCTGGTTGTAAAAAACCGCGCACCAATTGGAGTTTTGAAAGCGTCGCTTCCGGAGGCCACCCGCCAGAAGCTGCATGCGGAGGTGGTCACAAAATTGAGGGAAACGGCGGCAACCTCACAAAAAAAATTGCTGGAACAGCTTGCCGCCGAAAAAACGGCCGGGCGGGTATTCGAGTTCAAAAGCTACTGGATTGACAACTACCTCTTTGTCCGGTGCACGAAAGAGGCGTTACTGAAACTGGCCGAACGGAACGACGTCACCGAAATTTTCGAAAACCCAAAATTGGCTCTCGTGACTCCCGTCGAACAGAGTGCGCCCCTCACTTTTATTCCCTCGACTCTAACGGATTCCGGCCGGGCACAGCCCAATCTGGTGGCTATCGGCTGCCGGCAGATGTGGAAACGGGGCCTGACCGGAAAGGGACGGCTGGTCGCCACATTGGATGTCGGTATTGACGGCAATCACCGAGCCTTGAAGTCCCGCTGGCGCGGCCGCCGCCCGGGGGTCAGCCACCAAGCAGCTTGGTTCGACCCCGTGCAAAATCTCCCATCTCCGCACATTTATCTGATAGACCGCCACCACGGCACTCACGTAATGGGAATTATTTGCGGGCTGGACACGGCCATCACCAGCATAAGCGGCCCGGATACTACCATCTTCGTCGATACTCTGGGCGTGGCGCCGGAAGCGGAGTGGATTTCCGCCGCCGTTATTGACAACGGCGCCAACGGAAGCGGCATTCTGGATGCTCTGGAGTGGGCCGCCGACCCGGACGGTAACCCCAACACGGTGGAAGATGTGCCCGATGCTGTCAACAATTCCTGGGTCTATCCGACTTTCGGCGGCGGCAGCAATCTGGCCTGCCATCCGTTCTTTTGGCCGGCGATCGACAATTTGGAAGCGGCCGGTGCGGTGGTTGTTTTTGCCGCCGGCAACCGCACCCACGTCTCCTCCCGCAGTATCGGCAACCCCGCCGACCGAGGGACGACTCCTTTTTCCAGCTTTGCGGTGGGCAACTACGATATCGACAGCCTGACTGTCGATTCCCTGAACCCCGACTCAGTATTGGGTTTCATCGGCATGGTGCCCAAATCCTCCTGTATCGGCCCGACCCTCTGCGGACCGGACAGCTTGAAACCCGAAGTGGTGGCCCCGGGAACAGCAATTTATTCCGCCTTTGCCGGCAACCAGTTTGGGACGTTGACAGGGACCTCCATGGCGGCTCCGCATGTGGCCGGGGCCGTTGCCCTTTTGCGGCAGTACAATCCCAACGCCACGGTGGACACCATTAAATGGGCCCTAGCGATGTCCGCCACAGATGTCGAAGCCCCCGGCCCCGATACTATTTCCGGCTACGGGCTTATCAACATTCCCAAAGCACTTTCCCTAATTCCACCCAATTCCGGAATTCATGTATATGTGAAGCGGGACAGCATCGCTGATTCGACCGGCCGGGCACCCTTTGCAGGCGGAACCTTTGACATCTTTTTAGCTTTGACTAACAATGGTACCGATACCGCTTTCGCGCTTTTCGGCCGGCTCTCCTCCGCTGATGCCAAAAGTACGGTGCTTGCGGACTCTGCTTTCTTCGGCGACCTTGGGCCTTGGGGGCTGGCCACCAATTCCGGTCAATCTTTTCGCATTCAACTCGTACCAGGCTTGGCGCGGGGGGAAAGCTTTCGGCTTACTTTGAAACTTATTGGCAACGCTGGATTTAATCAAACGCTGGACCTCACTTTTACAGTAGGGGAACGGTTGGAAAAGAATCTGTTTCACCACCGCAACGGCAATGTGGAATTTACCCTTTCCAACTTCGGTACATACGGCTTTGAGGGGGGGGGCTTGGAAGCGCGTTCGCTGCCTGGATTCGATGAGGGGTTGGGGTTCGAACGAAAAACCGAAATCAAAGTCAGTCGCCTGTTCGAGGGGTCCTTTATGGCCGGTTTGAACGATTCAATGGTTTCCAACACTGCATCCAACGAATTTTGTTGTTTTCCCCAAATCATACAGGCACCGGACGCAGATTTTGCCGTGCACGTGGGGGGAAATCTGCAAGTCTTTGAACAGGGGCTTTCGGGCGGCACGGAAAGCTTTTCCATCTTTGACGACCGCCTAGCCAAAAATCCTTTCGGGCTCGTGTCGGCCCAAAAAAGTTACAGCTTCGACAGTGCCGGGCAAGACAATTTCGTGCTTTTGGAATACACGTTGAAAAATATGAGTGTTTCGACTTGGAACGGCCTTTACGCTGGCCTATTCTTTGATTTCAACTTTTTCGATGAATTAGGTAACTATTTAGGGGACAAGGCGGGCTTTGAACGAGATTTGCACTTGGGCTACGAATATCATGAATCCGCCCCGGCCTACCGGGGGATTGCCAGCGCCGACACGGGCGGGCTTTCAACCTTCAAAGCCGTTCGTATCTTTCCCGGAATTGCGGACGGTTTTACGCTGGCAGAAAAATGGCAGGCTTTAACCTCCGGCACCATCGACACGGCTATCGCCACCGCAACAGATGCTGCCTTAATGGCGGCCAAAGGCCCTTTTACGGTTTTGCCAGGAGATTCGGTCAAGCTCGCCTTCGCCCTTGTGGCCGCAGCGACACTGGACAGCCTGAAAACCTACACACAAACCGCCCAAAACATCTATCGCCGTTTGGTTTCCGCCAAAGGGGACGTGAATGCCGACGGTTTCTTTTCTCCGGCCGATGTCGTGCTGGAATTGAACTGCGTTTTCCTGATGACCGGCGACTGCTCTTTGAACCGGACCGATCTGGACTGCAACGGGATTTTGCAGTTGGCGGACGTGGTTCTAGCCGTCAACCGGGTCTTTTTGGGCATCCCCCCTCCCTGCCCGTAAATCATTTTTTTTGGCAATGAGAGCAAAAATGGGTGGAGCGTTGGGCCACCACAATCCGTTTGATGGTTCGACCGCAAATCAGGCAGGGGAAGCCGGTTCTTTGGTATACCCGGTGCTCGATTTGAAAATATCCCCGGCGGCCGTCCAAGGCAGAGTAGTCCCGGATGGAGCTTCCCCCGGCCTGAATGGCGCGAGTCAATACCTTCCGCACGGCGGCGTACAGGGCTGACAATCGTTCGCTTGATAGTCGGGAACCAATCGCCACCGGATGAATTTGGGCCAGAAACAAGGACTCATCGGCGTAAATATTTCCCAATCCGGCAACAGACGTCTGGTCCAAAAGCAGGGCCTTCAGGTTTTTTTTCCGTCCCTTCAACCGCCAAACAAATTCTTGGACGGAAACCTCCAAGGCGTCCGGCCCCAATCGGGCGAATTCCTTCAGCTGGCCCAGTTCCTCCTCCCGCAAAAGCTTCAGCCGTCCAAACCGCCGCTGATCGTAAAAAACCAGTTTTTTTCCCAGGGGCTGAAGTTCGAAAACCGCCCCATCGAACTTCGTCTCCGGCTCGCCCGGTTCAAGCAGCCAGAGCTTTCCGGTCATCATAAAATGCACCCAAAGAACCCATCCGCCCGAAAGCCCGATGACGATTTGTTTTCCTTTCCGGTTCACGGACCGGATGATTTTCCCGGAAACCACTCCGGAGAAGTCTTTCGGATTGACCCGAACAAGCTGTTTGGTCAAAAGCCGCCCCGAAACAATCCGCTGGCCGATGATTGAATGTCGCAGCCCGGCGGCGACCGTTTCCACTTCCGGCAATTCCGGCATGGGGAGAGTATAGAAAAAATGCCGAATAGATAAAAGGGTAACCTCCGGTTTGGAATTTAGGTTGGCTTTAATTAGATTTGGCCGGGTAGTTTAAGAAGGAGAAAAAATGGAAAAACGCCCGAGCACCCTGAAGGAACTGAAAGATTCCGGGTATCAAGCCTTGCCGGTCAAAGAGGAAATCCGCAAGAACGTAATATTGAGGCTCAAACGCAAAGAGGAGCTTTTCCCGGGCATCGTTGGGTACGAAAAGACCGTGATTCCCCAGTTGGTCAACGCGCTTCTGGCCAAGCACGACTTCATTTTGCTGGGGCTGCGCGGCCAAGCCAAAACCCGCATCCTGCGCCAGCTCCCCGGCTTTTTGGACGAATTCGTTCCCGCCATTGATGGCTGCCCGGTGAACGACAATCCCTTTCAACCCTTCTGCGCCCGCTGCCGTCGCGTTTCGTCAGAAATGGGAGGTAAGCTTCCGATTACCTGGATCCCCCGCGACCGACGCTTTCAGGAAAAACTGGCCACCCCGGACGTTTCCATCGCCGATTTGATCGGCGATATCGACCCGATTAAGGCCTCGCGGGAGAAGCTGGATTTTTCCAGCGAGGAAGTGATTCATTACGGCATCATCCCCCGCACGAACCGGGGCATTTTCGCCATCAATGAACTTCCGGATTTGCAGCCCCGCATCCAAGTCGGACTCTTGAATATCCTCGAGGAGAAGGACTTTCAGATAAAGGGTTTTCCTGTGCGGATGCCGCTCGACATTCTGGTTGTCTTCTCAGCCAATCCGGAGGATTACACCAACCGGGGTAACATCATAACCCCGCTCAAAGACCGCATTGACTCGCAGATTACCACCCATTATCCGGCCTCCGTGGAGGATGCCTTAAAAATCACGGAACAGGAGGCCTGGACCGAGCGCGGGGGCAAACTGGAATTGCCGGACTTTTACAAGTCCGCCATTGAGCGGATTGCCTTCGCCGCCCGTAAAAGCGAATTTGTGGATCAGTCCTCCGGCGTTTCGGCCCGGCTCTCGATTTCTGCCTTGGAAAACATCGTCTCCAACATGGAGCGCCGGGCGCTCAAAACGGGCGACAAAAAATTGTTTCCGAGAATCTGCGACCTGTACGCGGCGCTCCCCTCCATTTCCGGCAAAATCGAACTGGTGTACGAAGGAGAGCAGGAGGGGGCGGGCGCCATCGCCGCCAATCTGGTCGGCCGGGCGGTCAAGGAACTGTTTTTGGCCCACTTTCCCCCCCCGCGGAAGCCCAAGCAAACCGTCGAAGAGGAAGATTACACCTATTCGGAAGTTTTGAGCTACTTTTCCAACCGGCATCAGATCGAGCTGTCCGACGAGTCGCCGTTCGAAGAATATTCTGCGACGCTACACAAGGTCAAGGGGTTGAAAAAGCTGGCTGCCGCACATTTTCCAACCTCGTCACCTGAAGAAGAGGCTCTGGTGATGGAAATGATCCTGGAGGGACTGCACCAGCACAACCTGATAGCCAAGGAGCATCTGGAAAAAACGTACCGCTATTCGGACGTTCTGGCGACGATGCTGAAGGACATGGAGGGGGCCGACTGACGTGCGGGTGCGTTATTCGAAATACGACCCGGAAGCGGTTCGCAAACTGAAGGATTTCGCCGAGCTTTTGAAGCTTTTCAACTATCTCGCTCTGGCCTCCTCGGGGGATGTCGAAAAGGTCCTGCGGTACATGAAAGTGCTCCAGAAACAGGGGTATTTGGACAAGGGCTTCAACCTGGACGATTTCGTCAACCAGATGGGGGAGGAGGGGTATCTTCAAAAAGTCAAAAACAGGCTTTCCCTGACTCCTAAAGGGGAACGGAAAATCCGGCAGGATTCCTTTCAGGCGATTTTTTCCAACCTGAAAAAAGGGGGGGTCGGCAACCATCCCATCCCCCGCGAAGGAGGCGGCACCCGAGAGCAGCTACCGGGAAAGCGCCCCTACGAGTTCGGCGACGAGACGGAAAACATCGATTTTCCGGCTTCTATCAAAAACGTAATCCAGAGGGCCGGCTTGGGTTCCGACTTCGCTTTTGAAGAAAAGGATTTGGAGGTTTTTGAAACCGAATCGGTCTCTTCCTGCGCTACTGTTTTGCTTTTGGATATCAGCCACTCGATGATTCTGTACGGCGAGGATCGCATCACTCCCGCCAAACAGGTGGCAATGGCTTTGACCGAGCTGATAATGACCCAATACCCCAAGGACAGTTTAAACGTTGTGCTGTTTGGGGACAACGCCAAGGAGGTTCCCCTCAAGGAGCTGGCGTACGCCTCCGTTGGGCCCTTCCACACCAACACCAAAGCTGGGCTGATTCTGGCCCGGCAGATTCTGGGGCGGAAAAAGCACCCCAACAAGCAGATTATAATGATTACGGACGGCAAACCCTCCGTAATCATCCGCCCGAACGGCACCATTTACCGAAATCCAGTCGGGCTGGATCCCATCATCGTCAACCGCACGCTGGACGAAGCGGTCATCTGCCGGAAAAGAAAGATTCCCATAACCACCTTTATGATCGCCTCCGATCCCTACCTGCAAAATTTTGTGGAGAAGCTGACGGAGTTGAACAAAGGGCGGGCCTATTTTACCACCCCCGACCGGCTGGGGGAGTTCATCCTTTGGGATTTTGTTGCCAACCGCCGCAGGAAAATCCGATAATTTTTTTTCTGCGCCCCAGATTGGTCACGCCCCTTTTCTTAGTTCGAAAACTGTGACATCTGTCACTTGACAATTTACCCAACGATTGACTATTTTCAATTCTGCAGGTAGGGAATAAAAAACATAAACTAAAGGAGGAAGTATGAAGAAATTTGGACTTACCGCAATAGCAATCGCTCTGCTTCTGGCGGCCGTTATCGCCTTTGCCCAGTCCAGCGGCAAAGGGAAAACAACCGGCAAAAACACCTGGAGCTTCAACGCCAAAATCATCGAGGCCTGTTCTTGCCGGCTGATGTGCCCCTGCTATTTCAACACTTCGCCGGACAAGCACTTCTGCCAATTCAACAATGCGTTTAACGTTCTTTCCGGCCAATACGGCGACACCAAGCTGGCGGGGGTGAAATTCTGGGTTTCCGGTGATTTGAGCGAGAACTTTGGCGACGGCACCGGGCTTTGGGCCGCCTTCACCTTCGACCCGTCCACCACGCAGGAACAAATTGACGCCATCACCAAAATCATCCCCAATATCTATCCTTTGAAGTTTGACCAGACCTTTTTGGACAAAAAGCCGATCAGCTGGGAAATCAAAGGGGACAAGGCCACCGCCAAAATTGGCGACGGAACGGAGGGAATGGTGGAGCTGGCCGCCTTCAAGGATGCCGCCGGCAAAAACACAGTCATCAACAATTTGACATATTTCGGTGCCAAGTCCAACAAGGGCTTCCAACTCCATAAATCCAAGCATCATTACAAAGCCAACGGCCATGATTACGGCTTTGAAGACGCTAACGGCTTTGTCATTGAAATCAGCTCCACCGGCGAAATCGCCGCCAATTAGACAAAACGCTATAAAAAACCCCTCAGGGCGGGTGAAATACCCGCCCTATTTTTTGCAACCCCCTGCGCTTCAATGGGTTTTGCGTCTTATACCTTCCATGTTTTTTAACTTGACACCCCAATCGGATTGTATGTATTTTAAATAAAGGCAACAAGCGAAGTTGAAAAGGAGGATTTATGGCAAAAAAATCGGGATTCAACACCAAGTCGGTGAGGGTCTTTCTAGCCACTCTTCTCGCTGTTACCCAAATGAGCGGTTTGGGAATCGGGGGAGACAAGACTCCATCTTCGTCCGGCGGGGCGGCAACAACGCAGCACAAAAGACCCAGCGTCCGCAACGCCGCGGACATTGACAGCTGGAACATAAACGCCAAAATCATCGAGGCCTGTTCCTGCCGGCTGATGTGCCCCTGTTACTTCAACACCTCACCGGACAAGCACTTCTGCCAATTCAACAACGCTTTCAAAGTCCTTTCCGGCCACTATGGGGGAGTGGACATCACCGATGTCAAATTCTGGGTCTCCGGCGATTTGAGCGACAATTTCGGCGACACCACAGGACTATGGGCGGCCTTTACTTTTGACCCGGCCACCACGGAGGCGCAAATCGAGGCCGTCACCAAAATCATTCCCCACATTTACCCCCTGAGATTTGAAGAGACCTTTTTAGACAAAAAGCCGATCAGCTGGGAAATCAAGGGGGATTTGGCCACGGCGAAAATCGGCGACGGCACGGACGGGATGGTTGAATTGATCGCTTTCAAAGACAAGAACACCGGCAAGCCAACCGTCATCAAAAACCTGAACTACTTCGGAGCCAAACAAAACAAAGGGTTCGAACTGCACAAATCCAAGCATCATTACCGGGGATTCGGCCACGAGTATGGTTTTGAGGACGCCAACGGCTTTGTAATCGAGATTTACTCCTCCGGCGATCTGCCGAGAGCTCATTATTAACAAGAATTCGTTATCGCACAAAAGCGGAACCGTTTCGGTTCCGCTTTTTTTATTTTGATTGAATG comes from the Verrucomicrobiia bacterium genome and includes:
- a CDS encoding integrin alpha, with amino-acid sequence MLKGNAAGDHFGWSVDGIGDVNGDGKADFIVGAPGTAVNGFANAGSAFVYSGAAANLLYRIDGTTLADPNGNFRDNLGYSVAGTGDVNGDGRPDFIIGSPWTDVGGPEWPDDGSAYVYSGATGTLLYQKNGSSFQIMDFGSSVAGAGDVNGDGRSDFIVGAPRSNPPGAFGAAGSAFVYSGATGNLIYQINGFSQQEQLGWLVAGAGDVNADGRDDFMIGTPLEYLPPDGEYVYGTTVLYSGLNGAPLFRKDGTGHSGSGTGDVSGDGKADFIFSGPSGTFVYGFPLPCPYAKGDMNGDGNLSPADVALLLGCVFSGTGYCDLCFADVNCDGWLSPSDVITLQNKVFLGTPFPC
- a CDS encoding S8 family serine peptidase; translated protein: MKQLLVIFLLLTPSAAYSKAILSSELQAQLDSLPMQGVIEAFLVVKNRAPIGVLKASLPEATRQKLHAEVVTKLRETAATSQKKLLEQLAAEKTAGRVFEFKSYWIDNYLFVRCTKEALLKLAERNDVTEIFENPKLALVTPVEQSAPLTFIPSTLTDSGRAQPNLVAIGCRQMWKRGLTGKGRLVATLDVGIDGNHRALKSRWRGRRPGVSHQAAWFDPVQNLPSPHIYLIDRHHGTHVMGIICGLDTAITSISGPDTTIFVDTLGVAPEAEWISAAVIDNGANGSGILDALEWAADPDGNPNTVEDVPDAVNNSWVYPTFGGGSNLACHPFFWPAIDNLEAAGAVVVFAAGNRTHVSSRSIGNPADRGTTPFSSFAVGNYDIDSLTVDSLNPDSVLGFIGMVPKSSCIGPTLCGPDSLKPEVVAPGTAIYSAFAGNQFGTLTGTSMAAPHVAGAVALLRQYNPNATVDTIKWALAMSATDVEAPGPDTISGYGLINIPKALSLIPPNSGIHVYVKRDSIADSTGRAPFAGGTFDIFLALTNNGTDTAFALFGRLSSADAKSTVLADSAFFGDLGPWGLATNSGQSFRIQLVPGLARGESFRLTLKLIGNAGFNQTLDLTFTVGERLEKNLFHHRNGNVEFTLSNFGTYGFEGGGLEARSLPGFDEGLGFERKTEIKVSRLFEGSFMAGLNDSMVSNTASNEFCCFPQIIQAPDADFAVHVGGNLQVFEQGLSGGTESFSIFDDRLAKNPFGLVSAQKSYSFDSAGQDNFVLLEYTLKNMSVSTWNGLYAGLFFDFNFFDELGNYLGDKAGFERDLHLGYEYHESAPAYRGIASADTGGLSTFKAVRIFPGIADGFTLAEKWQALTSGTIDTAIATATDAALMAAKGPFTVLPGDSVKLAFALVAAATLDSLKTYTQTAQNIYRRLVSAKGDVNADGFFSPADVVLELNCVFLMTGDCSLNRTDLDCNGILQLADVVLAVNRVFLGIPPPCP
- the mutM gene encoding bifunctional DNA-formamidopyrimidine glycosylase/DNA-(apurinic or apyrimidinic site) lyase produces the protein MPEVETVAAGLRHSIIGQRIVSGRLLTKQLVRVNPKDFSGVVSGKIIRSVNRKGKQIVIGLSGGWVLWVHFMMTGKLWLLEPGEPETKFDGAVFELQPLGKKLVFYDQRRFGRLKLLREEELGQLKEFARLGPDALEVSVQEFVWRLKGRKKNLKALLLDQTSVAGLGNIYADESLFLAQIHPVAIGSRLSSERLSALYAAVRKVLTRAIQAGGSSIRDYSALDGRRGYFQIEHRVYQRTGFPCLICGRTIKRIVVAQRSTHFCSHCQKK
- a CDS encoding magnesium chelatase; protein product: MEKRPSTLKELKDSGYQALPVKEEIRKNVILRLKRKEELFPGIVGYEKTVIPQLVNALLAKHDFILLGLRGQAKTRILRQLPGFLDEFVPAIDGCPVNDNPFQPFCARCRRVSSEMGGKLPITWIPRDRRFQEKLATPDVSIADLIGDIDPIKASREKLDFSSEEVIHYGIIPRTNRGIFAINELPDLQPRIQVGLLNILEEKDFQIKGFPVRMPLDILVVFSANPEDYTNRGNIITPLKDRIDSQITTHYPASVEDALKITEQEAWTERGGKLELPDFYKSAIERIAFAARKSEFVDQSSGVSARLSISALENIVSNMERRALKTGDKKLFPRICDLYAALPSISGKIELVYEGEQEGAGAIAANLVGRAVKELFLAHFPPPRKPKQTVEEEDYTYSEVLSYFSNRHQIELSDESPFEEYSATLHKVKGLKKLAAAHFPTSSPEEEALVMEMILEGLHQHNLIAKEHLEKTYRYSDVLATMLKDMEGAD
- a CDS encoding VWA domain-containing protein, yielding MRYSKYDPEAVRKLKDFAELLKLFNYLALASSGDVEKVLRYMKVLQKQGYLDKGFNLDDFVNQMGEEGYLQKVKNRLSLTPKGERKIRQDSFQAIFSNLKKGGVGNHPIPREGGGTREQLPGKRPYEFGDETENIDFPASIKNVIQRAGLGSDFAFEEKDLEVFETESVSSCATVLLLDISHSMILYGEDRITPAKQVAMALTELIMTQYPKDSLNVVLFGDNAKEVPLKELAYASVGPFHTNTKAGLILARQILGRKKHPNKQIIMITDGKPSVIIRPNGTIYRNPVGLDPIIVNRTLDEAVICRKRKIPITTFMIASDPYLQNFVEKLTELNKGRAYFTTPDRLGEFILWDFVANRRRKIR
- a CDS encoding DUF1326 domain-containing protein gives rise to the protein MKKFGLTAIAIALLLAAVIAFAQSSGKGKTTGKNTWSFNAKIIEACSCRLMCPCYFNTSPDKHFCQFNNAFNVLSGQYGDTKLAGVKFWVSGDLSENFGDGTGLWAAFTFDPSTTQEQIDAITKIIPNIYPLKFDQTFLDKKPISWEIKGDKATAKIGDGTEGMVELAAFKDAAGKNTVINNLTYFGAKSNKGFQLHKSKHHYKANGHDYGFEDANGFVIEISSTGEIAAN
- a CDS encoding DUF1326 domain-containing protein, whose protein sequence is MAKKSGFNTKSVRVFLATLLAVTQMSGLGIGGDKTPSSSGGAATTQHKRPSVRNAADIDSWNINAKIIEACSCRLMCPCYFNTSPDKHFCQFNNAFKVLSGHYGGVDITDVKFWVSGDLSDNFGDTTGLWAAFTFDPATTEAQIEAVTKIIPHIYPLRFEETFLDKKPISWEIKGDLATAKIGDGTDGMVELIAFKDKNTGKPTVIKNLNYFGAKQNKGFELHKSKHHYRGFGHEYGFEDANGFVIEIYSSGDLPRAHY